Proteins co-encoded in one Streptococcus ruminicola genomic window:
- a CDS encoding polysaccharide deacetylase family protein, translated as MKTRHKHEKKSKKSLILVNIILFLACIIAGAMLFFTLKESHSILSAEKAEQISKKSDQQTSTTPPTNQTSVNQASDNNSEVNWVQQDSDVSLPILMYHAIHVMAPEEASNANLIVDPTTFESHIKRLSDEGYYFLTPEEAYKVLTENVLPNGNSKIIWLTFDDSLWDFYDNAYPILKKYGAKATNNVITSTVGNPANLSLDQMLEMKEQGMSFQSHTSTHPDLSASDDNTQKTEMSDAKSYLDSNLSQDTMTIAYPAGRYSDTTLQLAGELNYKLGITTNEGIADKNDGLLSLDRIRILPETTADSLMASINQ; from the coding sequence ATGAAAACACGACACAAGCACGAGAAAAAAAGCAAAAAATCACTAATACTCGTCAATATTATTCTATTTTTAGCCTGTATCATAGCTGGCGCCATGCTCTTTTTCACATTAAAAGAGAGTCACTCGATTCTATCAGCAGAAAAAGCAGAACAAATCTCAAAAAAATCAGATCAACAAACGTCAACCACTCCTCCTACCAATCAAACTTCAGTAAATCAAGCTAGTGACAATAATAGCGAAGTTAACTGGGTTCAGCAAGATTCAGATGTTTCTCTTCCAATTCTAATGTATCACGCCATTCACGTCATGGCTCCCGAGGAAGCTTCAAACGCTAACCTTATCGTAGATCCGACAACATTCGAAAGTCACATCAAGCGACTTTCTGATGAAGGATACTATTTTTTAACTCCTGAAGAAGCTTATAAAGTTCTGACAGAAAATGTTTTACCAAATGGAAATTCAAAAATCATTTGGTTAACTTTTGACGATAGTTTATGGGATTTTTACGATAATGCCTACCCTATTTTGAAAAAATACGGTGCCAAAGCAACTAACAATGTCATTACAAGTACTGTTGGAAATCCTGCCAACCTTAGCCTTGACCAGATGCTTGAAATGAAAGAACAAGGGATGTCTTTCCAAAGTCATACTTCAACCCACCCAGACTTATCTGCTAGTGATGACAATACTCAAAAAACAGAAATGTCCGATGCCAAAAGCTACCTTGATAGCAACTTATCACAAGATACCATGACAATCGCCTATCCTGCAGGACGTTATTCTGATACCACTCTCCAACTCGCTGGTGAACTCAACTATAAACTTGGTATTACAACAAATGAAGGAATTGCTGATAAAAATGACGGTTTACTATCATTAGATCGCATTCGAATTTTACCAGAAACAACAGCAGATAGCCTTATGGCAAGTATCAATCAATAA
- a CDS encoding TetR/AcrR family transcriptional regulator, which produces MKGKNYEDIRIKDILEISQVSRRTFYRHFANKQELLNYYFEKVIDEYLRERQNFAQSESFEEVVAGSLEFWYHKRNVLSILIKHQHFDLFFQKFDSRTRKIFDSITLPWFAYSDDVAKINYAVEFIAGGYYNVLRTWLKKENPEKPEEITQDVKQLIIKLTKFFDLNPQIEKQEL; this is translated from the coding sequence ATGAAAGGCAAAAACTACGAAGACATCAGGATTAAAGATATTCTCGAAATCTCCCAAGTCTCAAGAAGAACCTTTTATCGTCACTTCGCTAATAAACAAGAACTCTTAAATTACTATTTTGAAAAGGTAATCGATGAATATCTAAGAGAACGCCAAAACTTCGCTCAATCTGAAAGTTTCGAAGAAGTGGTGGCTGGTTCATTAGAATTTTGGTATCATAAGCGAAACGTTTTATCAATCTTAATCAAGCACCAACATTTCGATCTTTTCTTTCAAAAATTTGATAGCCGAACCAGAAAAATATTTGATAGCATTACTTTACCTTGGTTTGCTTATAGTGATGATGTCGCAAAAATCAACTATGCAGTTGAATTTATCGCTGGAGGTTATTACAATGTTCTCAGGACTTGGCTTAAAAAAGAAAATCCTGAGAAACCTGAAGAAATTACCCAAGATGTTAAACAGCTGATTATTAAATTAACTAAATTCTTTGATTTAAATCCACAAATCGAAAAACAAGAACTCTGA
- a CDS encoding DUF7149 domain-containing protein: MAIKGITLKESMNRSVQAIMPLDEEKEVFSQKLVNYLTNLIRQESESEEHQKILLKDFLESLLPYNFINTSSRIDLAIYNGKDSNSTLGVLFECKSLTNKSEMMTTDRINSKGFQEIVAYYLNERLFEKNLEIKKCIITNGFSWFVIESKEFEKHFFKNKKLIDLVTKFKNNQLASNKTEFLYSEVIAPEIDKAIEKGIVIAHFDLSQALVKSSKTIEIKKNNLTQLYRFFTAENLLNKEIFTDSNKLNKNFYDELLYLMGLEESKQGTTKIISRLKPAKRQQYSFVENIIEKLDMKDVPKDKQEENAIQLTVVWMNRILFLKLLESQLVLFNSDESYRFLTYDKLSSFEEIYSLFFGVLARKVNDRNKRIQEKFGYIPYLNSSLFEETQLEKSEYGISIDRLPEGNIEIFSKTALIGADKKRKKGQINIIEYLFDFLDSYDFSTSISHHKKTKNDLINASVLGLIFEKINGYRDGSFYTPGNITMYMSRKAIRTAVVDKVNEALGWNCETIEDIKIGIGHSIENAHKVNQAIDELKVCDPAVGSGHFLVSVLNEIIALKSDLNVLFDAEGKFIGNLIQCYVINDELVIQDMAGNNFVYQTGNQQSEQIQKAIFHQKRHILESSLFGVDINPSSVNICRLRLWIELLKSSYYYKDEESGVDTLTTLPNIDINIKVGDSLLHKFDFDYEFDMRRNDFKEYLELVRDYKKTNNKATKGIIWDKIEKLKYSFDDLASSPELKKLTKLISERNKAGAISLFDEENKNSKEFERLSKQLAQAEKELDARLKNPLYAGGMEWRMEFPEILGEDGQFVGFDLVIGNPPYIFAQNNVFSDEMKSYYSRTYPLNNYQANTFGLFLELAFSLVRDGGGISYIIPNSFFTINQYKRLRHHILKNYDEVTFINSKDKIFDEASIDVCIVDMFTKRPSKVTLGVISGGETNLVAETKAESLLSQDVITISSISGGVSSLLLKIEKNSKVLEKNYGTVKDGLKAYERGKGSPKQPEDKDEFKEFKASKPFFSNQKDDESYRMFLSGSDLQRYYLDWSGKFLSYGSHLAAPRDSKLFEGERLLIARIPVKSIYTFRATYTNENFVHEQSIESITNLKVSPLYLIGVLNSKILSFYAIEKFDFLQRNTFPQMRLTQIKQFPIPNSTVDQQNEIADLAKQLMKEMAKEEVDQDLVDSLNTEIDELVMDLFGLNEEEKQTVRDFEL, encoded by the coding sequence ATGGCAATTAAGGGGATTACGCTAAAAGAAAGTATGAATCGCTCAGTCCAAGCTATTATGCCGTTGGATGAGGAAAAAGAAGTATTCAGTCAAAAATTGGTCAACTATCTGACTAATTTGATTAGGCAAGAATCAGAATCTGAGGAGCATCAGAAAATTCTTTTAAAAGACTTCTTAGAAAGTCTTTTACCTTATAACTTTATAAATACATCTAGCAGAATTGACCTTGCTATTTACAATGGTAAGGATTCAAATTCTACTTTAGGTGTTCTTTTCGAGTGCAAGAGTTTAACTAATAAGTCAGAGATGATGACGACTGACCGAATCAATTCAAAGGGGTTTCAAGAGATTGTAGCTTACTACTTGAACGAAAGGCTCTTTGAGAAAAATCTTGAGATTAAGAAGTGTATCATTACTAACGGTTTTTCTTGGTTTGTAATTGAATCCAAGGAGTTTGAAAAACATTTCTTCAAGAATAAGAAATTGATTGACCTTGTGACTAAGTTCAAGAACAATCAACTTGCTAGCAATAAGACTGAATTTTTATACTCAGAGGTGATTGCACCTGAAATTGATAAAGCAATTGAAAAAGGTATTGTTATTGCTCACTTTGATTTAAGTCAAGCCTTGGTTAAATCAAGTAAGACGATTGAAATTAAGAAGAATAACCTTACTCAGCTTTATCGCTTTTTCACTGCCGAGAACTTACTGAATAAAGAAATTTTTACCGACTCTAACAAACTTAATAAAAACTTTTATGATGAATTACTTTATCTGATGGGGTTAGAGGAAAGCAAACAGGGAACAACAAAAATCATTTCACGCTTGAAACCTGCTAAACGACAGCAATATTCTTTCGTAGAAAATATTATTGAAAAATTGGATATGAAAGATGTTCCTAAAGATAAACAAGAGGAAAATGCTATTCAGTTGACAGTTGTTTGGATGAATAGGATTCTTTTTCTTAAACTGCTAGAATCTCAGTTAGTTTTGTTCAATAGTGATGAATCATACCGTTTCTTGACTTATGATAAACTTTCTAGCTTTGAAGAGATTTACAGCCTTTTCTTCGGTGTTCTTGCTCGCAAGGTAAATGATCGAAATAAAAGAATTCAAGAAAAGTTTGGTTATATTCCTTATCTTAATTCATCATTGTTTGAAGAAACTCAACTGGAGAAGTCTGAATATGGAATTAGTATCGATCGCTTGCCTGAGGGTAATATTGAGATTTTCTCTAAAACTGCTTTAATAGGGGCAGATAAGAAACGGAAAAAGGGTCAAATTAACATTATTGAATATCTTTTTGACTTCCTTGATTCTTATGATTTCTCAACTAGTATTAGCCACCATAAAAAAACTAAGAATGACCTCATCAATGCCTCTGTTCTTGGTCTGATTTTTGAAAAGATTAACGGGTATCGTGATGGCTCTTTCTACACTCCAGGTAACATTACGATGTATATGTCACGCAAAGCGATTCGTACAGCAGTGGTTGATAAGGTTAATGAAGCTCTTGGTTGGAATTGTGAAACCATTGAAGATATTAAAATAGGGATTGGACACAGCATTGAAAATGCTCATAAAGTCAATCAAGCTATTGATGAACTTAAAGTTTGTGACCCAGCAGTTGGGTCAGGTCACTTCCTTGTCTCTGTTCTTAATGAAATCATTGCTCTCAAAAGTGATTTAAATGTTCTATTTGATGCTGAGGGAAAATTCATTGGGAATCTTATTCAATGCTATGTTATCAATGATGAGTTAGTTATTCAGGATATGGCAGGAAATAACTTTGTCTATCAGACTGGTAATCAACAATCAGAACAGATTCAAAAGGCGATTTTCCATCAGAAGCGACATATCCTAGAAAGTTCCCTATTTGGAGTTGATATTAACCCAAGTTCAGTTAATATTTGCCGTTTGCGTCTTTGGATTGAGTTATTGAAATCTTCATACTATTATAAAGATGAAGAGAGTGGTGTTGACACATTAACAACACTTCCAAATATTGATATCAATATTAAGGTTGGAGATAGTCTTCTTCATAAATTTGACTTTGACTATGAATTTGATATGCGTCGCAATGATTTCAAAGAGTACTTGGAGCTTGTTCGAGATTATAAGAAAACCAACAATAAAGCTACCAAGGGAATTATTTGGGATAAGATTGAAAAACTCAAATATTCCTTTGATGACCTAGCTTCAAGTCCTGAGTTGAAGAAGTTGACTAAATTGATTTCTGAGCGAAATAAGGCAGGAGCAATTAGTCTTTTTGATGAAGAAAACAAGAATAGTAAAGAATTTGAAAGATTAAGTAAACAACTTGCTCAAGCAGAAAAAGAACTGGATGCTCGTCTAAAGAATCCACTCTATGCGGGAGGTATGGAGTGGCGAATGGAGTTTCCAGAAATTTTAGGAGAAGACGGTCAGTTTGTTGGCTTCGACCTTGTGATTGGTAATCCACCTTATATCTTCGCTCAAAATAACGTCTTTTCAGATGAAATGAAAAGCTACTATTCAAGGACTTATCCTTTGAATAACTATCAAGCAAATACTTTTGGTTTGTTTTTGGAGTTAGCCTTTTCTCTAGTTCGAGATGGCGGTGGAATTTCATATATTATTCCCAATTCATTTTTTACAATTAATCAATATAAGAGGCTACGCCACCATATTCTTAAAAACTATGATGAAGTAACTTTTATAAATTCTAAAGATAAAATTTTTGATGAAGCTTCTATTGATGTTTGTATAGTAGATATGTTTACGAAACGCCCCTCTAAAGTTACTTTAGGTGTGATTTCAGGTGGTGAAACAAACCTAGTAGCTGAAACTAAGGCTGAAAGTTTACTTAGTCAGGATGTAATTACAATTTCGTCTATTAGTGGAGGAGTTTCGTCATTATTATTAAAAATTGAGAAGAACTCTAAGGTATTAGAAAAAAATTATGGTACAGTCAAAGATGGATTGAAAGCGTATGAACGAGGTAAAGGAAGTCCTAAACAACCTGAGGACAAAGATGAATTTAAAGAGTTTAAAGCTAGTAAGCCGTTTTTCTCTAATCAAAAAGATGATGAATCCTATCGGATGTTTCTATCAGGTAGTGATCTACAAAGATACTATTTAGACTGGTCAGGAAAGTTTTTATCTTATGGAAGTCACCTAGCTGCACCTAGAGATAGTAAACTTTTTGAAGGAGAGCGACTTTTAATTGCTAGAATTCCAGTGAAATCTATCTATACTTTTAGAGCAACCTATACAAATGAAAATTTTGTACATGAACAGAGTATTGAAAGTATTACCAATCTGAAAGTTTCTCCTTTATATTTAATTGGTGTATTGAATTCAAAAATACTTTCTTTTTATGCTATTGAAAAGTTTGATTTTTTACAAAGAAATACATTTCCTCAAATGCGACTAACACAAATCAAGCAATTCCCTATTCCTAATTCAACTGTTGACCAACAGAATGAAATCGCTGACTTAGCTAAGCAACTAATGAAAGAAATGGCAAAAGAGGAAGTTGATCAAGACTTAGTTGATTCTTTAAATACTGAGATTGATGAACTCGTCATGGATTTGTTCGGATTGAATGAGGAAGAAAAACAAACTGTTCGAGATTTTGAGCTTTAG
- the rplL gene encoding 50S ribosomal protein L7/L12 encodes MALNIENIIAEIKEASILELNDLVKAIEEEFGVTAAAPVAVAAAGAADAGAAKDSFDVELTAAGDKKVAVIKAVREVTGLGLKEAKALVDGAPANVKEGVATAEAEEIKAKLEEAGASVTLK; translated from the coding sequence ATGGCATTGAACATTGAAAACATTATTGCTGAAATTAAAGAAGCTTCAATCCTTGAATTGAACGATCTTGTAAAAGCTATCGAAGAAGAATTTGGTGTAACTGCAGCTGCTCCTGTAGCTGTAGCTGCTGCTGGTGCTGCAGACGCTGGTGCTGCTAAAGACTCATTTGACGTTGAATTGACTGCAGCTGGCGACAAAAAAGTTGCTGTTATCAAAGCTGTACGTGAAGTTACAGGTCTTGGTCTTAAAGAAGCTAAAGCTCTTGTTGATGGTGCACCTGCTAACGTTAAAGAAGGCGTTGCAACTGCAGAAGCTGAAGAAATCAAAGCTAAACTTGAAGAAGCTGGAGCTTCAGTTACTCTTAAATAA